A genomic stretch from Fusarium musae strain F31 chromosome 9, whole genome shotgun sequence includes:
- a CDS encoding hypothetical protein (EggNog:ENOG41), whose protein sequence is MEHALTCNNLKCRRELSERALVTTCSHIFCIECAQRLGVNGQEADRRNTCLACHSQLTNPDDAVITNLSPSEGYKTSVLSGLSPNVIMECAGRALSFWAYQTTQDIYYQHVRLEKTVNDANSEIESLHHKLSSLAAEQDALRRKNDEISRAYKDKSRKVLQLQELYDKVKRKAELGQIQRAASDAVDSTLQTNQMDSGYEVNLPTQIHAEIVPPPAFSQSHRIDISGMNTSLSRNYTNMTREGNHWPRLGGSPHREHLHVTNIRRYIRSPCWWPPSIWHQPSIRTSNDDIVNSRRNPDS, encoded by the exons ATGGAGCACGCACTCACATGCAATAACCTCAAATGTCGAAGAGAGCTGAGCGAACGTGCACTTGTGACGACATGCAG CCATATCTTCTGCATCGAATGCGCCCAGCGACTCGGTGTCAACGGACAGGAAGCTGATCGCCGCAACACATGCCTTGCCTGCCACTCCCAACTGACCAATCCAGACGACGCCGTGATTACGAACCTGAGTCCAAGTGAAGGCTACAAGACCAGTGTTCTAAGTGGACTGAGCCCCAACGTTATCATGGAATGTGCCGGCCGGGCTCTCAGCTTCTGGGCTTACCAGACCACCCAAGACATCTATTACCAACA CGTCCGCCTCGAAAAGACCGTAAACGACGCGAATTCGGAGATTGAAAGCCTTCACCATAAGCTGTCAA GTCTAGCAGCAGAACAAGACGCTCTGCGGCGCAAGAATGACGAAATCTCTCGGGCTTACAAAGACAAAAGCCGTAAGGTCCTGCAGTTACAAGAACTCTACGACAAAGTCAAAAGAAAGGCTGAGCTAGGTCAGATTCAGAGGGCAGCATCGGATGCTGTTGACTCAACTTTACAAACAAACCAGATGGACTCGGGCTATGAAGTGAACTTACCCACACAAATACATGCTGAAATTGTCCCTCCGCCAGCCTTTAGCCAGAGTCATCGCATCGATATCTCGGGAATGAACACCAGCCTCTCACGAAACTATACAAATATGACAAGAGAAGGAAACCATTGGCCACGGCTGGGAGGCTCACCCCATCGTGAGCATCTTCATGTCACCAACATACG GCGATACATCAGAAGCCCCTGTTGGTGGCCTCCGTCGATCTGGCATCAACCCAGCATCCGTACATCAAACGACGACATTGTCAACTCTCGCAGGAACCCCGATTCCTAG
- a CDS encoding hypothetical protein (EggNog:ENOG41) yields MAQYGVILDAGSSGTRVYIYKWKNHAKATKDASAAELRSLPKIKLKENKKIHPGVSSFAEKPAQIGPDHLQQLIDIALDEVPDSKISETPVYLMATAGMRLLPKPQQSALLKSMCTYLQSNTKFILPDCDAHIQVISGETEGLYGWIAANYLLGGFDHPEEHDHGKNHHTYGFLDMGGASAQIAFAPNATESAKHADDLKIVRMRTLDGSPSEYKVFTATWLGFGANQARSRYVERLQEHYNTDSTHELPDPCMPNGLRTTLDGELVESKSDKTVLVGTGKFDECLTVTHPLLGKDKPCEDQPCLVNGQHVPGIDFDINHFVGVSEYWHTTHGVFGGKHKAYDLATYQNNVMEFCSRDWSDIEGDLDKRKKSPEKKAAEARLACFKASWLINMLYDGIGIPRVGLEGGAANDTVKDDGEKSFNDPFKPVDTIDGIELSWTLGKMVLYAAGQVPPSGSELPVGFGSNVDKGIANDFEYAGSSPIATHTGDDDDDDNDDLEDLLKKPGKSTGGLVAFVLIILLVAYLLRKPERRRKIFSMISRRKRPGKPGRGSSLVHKLFGRNSGPSYERVMEEGDLSDFELGDVDSDEHDHSDSSSNGSRKGRASGLATPSISAGRADELTRPPSAMDRAGLVVRTESRERLSPSLLSAGRKSRNGSPTRAKSPFMSPVRED; encoded by the exons ATGG CACAATATGGCGTCATTCTTGACGCTGGTTCCTCAGGAACTCGAGTATACATCTACAAGTGGAAGAATCACGCCAAAGCTACCAAAGATGCGTCGGCTGCCGAGCTCAGGTCTCTccccaagatcaagctcaaggaaaaCAAGAAGATCCATCCTGGAGTGTCGAGTTTTGCAGAGAAGCCTGCGCAAATCGGTCCCGATCATCTACAGCAGCTGATCGATATCGCTCTCGACGAAGTCCCCGACAGCAAGATTTCCGAGACCCCCGTTTACCTCATGGCGACGGCCGGCATGCGATTGCTACCAAAGCCTCAGCAGTCGGCACTCCTCAAATCAATGTGCACGTACTTGCAGTCGAATACGAAATTCATTCTTCCGGATTGCGATGCCCATATTCAGGTTATTTCTGGCGAAACCGAAGGCCTGTACGGCTGGATAGCGGCGAATTATTTGTTGGGCGGCTTCGATCATCCTGAGGAGCACGACCATGGCAAGAATCATCACACCTATGGCTTCCTCGATATGGGGGGCGCATCTGCTCAGATTGCCTTTGCTCCAAATGCAACTGAATCCGCAAAGCATGCGGATGATCTGAAGATTGTGCGCATGCGAACACTCGACGGATCACCATCGGAATACAAAGTCTTCACCGCAACTTGGCTCGGATTCGGTGCCAATCAAGCCCGCAGCCGTTATGTCGAACGTCTACAAGAACATTACAATACTGACTCTACCCACGAGCTGCCTGACCCCTGCATGCCTAATGGCTTGCGAACTACTCTAGACGGTGAACTTGTTGAATCAAAGTCGGATAAGACCGTTTTGGTTGGCACAGGAAAGTTCGACGAATGTTTAACGGTAACACATCCTCTGCTGGGCAAAGACAAGCCATGCGAAGATCAGCCCTGCCTTGTCAACGGTCAGCATGTACCAGGTATCGACTTCGACATTAATCACTTTGTTGGTGTTTCGGAATATTGGCATACAACTCATGGCGTCTTTGGCGGAAAACACAAGGCTTACGATCTGGCGACATACCAAAACAATGTTATGGAATTCTGCAGTCGCGATTGGTCGGACATTGAGGGAGATCTTGATAAACGCAAGAAGTCACCAGAAAAGAAGGCAGCTGAAGCCCGTTTGGCTTGTTTTAAGGCCTCATGGCTGATTAATATGCTCTACGACGGAATTGGCATCCCTCGTGTTGGTCTCGAAGGTGGTGCAGCCAATGACACTGTTAAGGATGATGGTGAGAAGTCATTTAACGACCCTTTCAAGCCGGTGGACACAATCGATGGCATCGAATTAAGCTGGACTTTGGGCAAAATGGTCCTATACGCTGCCGGACAAGTCCCTCCGTCCGGTTCTGAGCTGCCTGTCGGCTTTGGAAGCAATGTGGACAAGGGGATAGCGAATGATTTTGAGTACGCCGGCTCTTCACCTATCGCAACTCACACAggggacgacgacgacgacgacaacgatGACCTGGAAGATCTTCTGAAAAAGCCTGGAAAATCAACTGGTGGACTCGTCGCATTTGTTCTGATAATTCTGTTGGTCGCCTATTTGCTCCGCAAGCCTGagcgaagaagaaagatattCAGCATGATTAGCCGGCGAAAGCGACCAGGGAAACCAGGCCGCGGCTCCTCTCTTGTCCACAAACTCTTCGGACGAAACTCGGGGCCATCTTATGAGAGAGTAATGGAGGAGGGTGACTTATCTGATTTTGAGTTGGGCGATGTCGATTCGGATGAACATGACCATTCAGACAGCAGTAGTAATGGTTCGCGAAAGGGACGAGCATCGGGTCTGGCAACACCTAGTATCTCTGCAGGTCGCGCGGACGAACTCACTCGCCCTCCATCAGCAATGGATCGTGCCGGACTTGTAGTGCGGACTGAAAGCCGAGAACGGCTATCGCCCTCACTGTTGAGTGCTGGCCGAAAGAGCCGCAACGGCAGCCCAACCCGTGCGAAGAGTCCATTCATGTCACCCGTACGGGAAGATTGA
- a CDS encoding hypothetical protein (BUSCO:EOG09264L06~EggNog:ENOG41) → MSSPLFGIVPAGQPLITEPSSTPSPTSLLYALPTTKHFSHIVVFMLPGISLPPNTAAAIYLATAADVAAAAQSGGTPNFRFLGGIGPGKESAMFKVSGGGEASDLVIGISVEPEVSVGQRLQELAATKSGNSSGGQPSTAILAQRIIQNAFNFLSSFSGTAGPGGVEVVPLKAFENWWRKFESRVRADPSFLEKQSD, encoded by the coding sequence ATGTCAAGCCCACTCTTTGGCATCGTCCCTGCGGGCCAACCGCTCATCACAGAACCTTCTTCAACCCCCTCGCCAACCTCACTACTCTACGCTCTCCCCACCACAAAACACTTCTCACATATTGTTGTTTTTATGTTACCAGGCATAAGTCTCCCGCCGAACACCGCTGCAGCAATCTACCTAGCAACTGCCGCCGAtgtcgcagcagcagctcagTCAGGTGGCACACCCAACTTCCGCTTTCTTGGAGGTATAGGCCCTGGAAAGGAGAGCGCCATGTTCAAGGTCAGCGGGGGAGGAGAGGCCAGCGATTTAGTGATTGGTATATCAGTTGAGCCAGAAGTGTCTGTTGGCCAGCGCTTGCAAGAACTCGCTGCCACCAAGTCTGGCAACTCATCAGGCGGCCAGCCCAGTACGGCTATACTCGCACAACGCATCATCCAGAACGCATTCAATTTTTTATCGAGCTTCAGCGGTACAGCAGGacctggtggtgttgaggttgtgCCGCTCAAAGCCTTTGAAAACTGGTGGCGCAAGTTTGAATCAAGAGTTCGGGCAGATCCTAGTTTCCTGGAGAAGCAGTCAGATTAG
- a CDS encoding hypothetical protein (EggNog:ENOG41): protein MAKTSIDLIDAVDMFPYAETDLDAFTKMNAGLYTLVWRDTQGTYPIGYILDRVARELHRVPEEVRGEMECDDEKKTIVLFQEPTEEQRTRRAATLADYWRKNGTFPLLRGWRDELWPVYGRSGELLFSMERAAIGLLGTVRYGVHMIAYVKDGTAPHGIRLWVPTRAQNKATFPGMLDNTVAGGLMTGEDPFECVIREADEEASLPGDIVRKGAKFVGNVTYIYITDEGQVGEGGFIYPECQWLYDLELPNDVIPQPKDGEAEKFELCDVDQVKVDLAKGRFKSNCALVTLDFFIRHGILTDGNEPEIEQIKRRVRRDIPFPGPHQSNWRSL from the exons ATGGCCAAAACAAGCatcgatctcatcgatgCAGTCGACAT GTTCCCGTATGCCGAGACTGATCTCGATGCCTTCACCAAAATGAATGCCGGGCTCTACACTCTGGTCTGGAGAGATACCCAGGGCACATACCCTATTGGGTACATCCTAGACCGTGTGGCCAGAGAGCTGCACCGGGTTCCTGAAGAGGTAAGGGGAGAGATGGAatgcgatgatgagaagaaaacTATTGTGCTCTTTCAGGAACCTACGGAGGAACAACGTACTCGTCGCGCAGCGACCCTGGCCGACTATTGGCGGAAGAATGGGACATTCCCTCTTCTCCGTGGCTGGCGCGACGAACTCTGGCCTGTGTATGGACGTAGTGGCGAGCTATTGTTCAGCATGGAACGAGCTGCGATAGGCTTGCTCGGCACAGTGCGTTACGGCGTTCACATGATCGCGTATGTCAAGGATGGGACTGCACCTCACGGCATTCGGCTCTGGGTCCCTACGCGTGCTCAGAACAAGGCAACCTTTCCCGGCATGCTTGATAATACCGTGGCAGGTGGTTTGATGACAGGAGAGGACCCTTTCGAATGCGTCATTCGCGAGGCTGACGAGGAAGCCAGTCTTCCTGGTGATATCGTTCGCAAGGGTGCCAAGTTCGTCGGCAATGTTACATACATTTACATCACGGACGAGGGACAGGTTGGCGAAGGCGGCTTCATTTATCCTGAGTGCCAGTGGCTATACGATCTCGAGCTTCCCAACGATGTGATCCCTCAGCCCAAAGATGGTGAGGCGGAGAAATTTGAGCTCTGCGAcgttgatcaagtcaaggTAGATCTCGCCAAGGGTCGATTCAAGTCCAATTGTGCCCTCGTCACCCTCGACTTTTTCATTCGTCATGGAATTCTCACTGACGGAAACGAGCCCGAGATTGAGCAGATCAAGCGGAGAGTGCGCCGCGACATTCCTTTCCCAGGTCCGCATCAAAGCAATTGGCGCTCATTGTGA
- a CDS encoding hypothetical protein (BUSCO:EOG092652ZZ~EggNog:ENOG41) codes for MASGDATLFEESFTVTEYDQSKYDRVARISCTSSDSQTVMTLDINIELFPCAVSDTLHVVLSTTLSLDGSKEDEKGWRDVGKGGDAPATAADLYDYVCHGKIYKFEETFDGNTINAYCSFGGLLMSLQGPIKKLTPLRVDNVYLLVKK; via the exons ATGGCGAGCGGCGACGCTACTCTGTTCGAAGAATCTTTCACTGTGACTGAGTATGATCAGTCCAAGTATGACCGTGTCGCCCGCATTTCGTGCACTTCAAGCGACTCTCAGACTGTTATGACTCTAGACATCAACATCGAGCTCTTCCCCTGTGCTGTTTCCGACACTCTGCACGTAGTTCTGTCTACTACTCTCTCTTTGGACGGAAGCAAGGAGGACGAGAAGGGCTGGCGAGACGTTGGCAAAGGTGGTGATGCGCCAGCGACAGCCGCCGACCTTTATGACTACGTGTGCCATGGAAAGATCTACAAGTTCGAGGAAACATTCGATGGAAATACCAT CAATGCCTACTGCTCTTTCGGCGGTCTTCTTATGTCGCTTCAAGGCCCCATCAAGAAACTGACCCCCCTCCGTGTCGACAACGTGTACCTTCTCGTCAAGAAATAA